The proteins below come from a single Drosophila kikkawai strain 14028-0561.14 chromosome 3R, DkikHiC1v2, whole genome shotgun sequence genomic window:
- the Desat1 gene encoding acyl-CoA Delta-9 desaturase — protein sequence MPPNAQAGAQSITDSLIAAAANAAADSPPNKLQADSTGVLFECDVETTDGGLEKDITTLKKAEKRRLKLVWRNIIAFGYLHLAALYGAYLMVTSAKWPTIALAYILYVVSGLGITAGAHRLWAHRSYKAKWPLRLLLVIFNTIAFQDAAYHWARDHRVHHKYSETDADPHNATRGFFFSHVGWLLCKKHPEVKAKGKGVDLSDLRADPILMFQKKYYMLLMPIACFIVPTAVPMYFWGESFVNAWFVATMFRWCFILNVTWLVNSAAHKFGGRPYDKFINPSENISVAILAFGEGWHNYHHVFPWDYKTAELGQYSLNFTTAFIDFFAKIGWAYDLKTVSTDIIKKRVKRTGDGTHATWGWGDVDQPKEEIEDAVITHKKSE from the exons ATGCCGCCCAACGCCCAGGCCGGTGCCCAGTCCATTACGGACTCGCTGATCGCTGCTGCGGCTAATGCCGCCGCTGATTCGCCGCCCAACAAGCTGCAAGCGGACTCTACGGGAGTGCTCTTCGAGTGCGATGTGGAGACCACCGATGGCGGCCTGGAGAAGGATATTACCACGCTGAAGAAGGCGGAGAAGCGCCGCCTGAAGCTCGTCTGGCGAAACATCATCGCGTTCGGATACCTGCATCTGGCGGCACTTTACGGCGCCTATCTTATGGTTACCTCCGCCAAATGGCCGACCATTGCCCTCG ctTATATCCTATATGTGGTGTCCGGATTGGGCATTACTGCTGGTGCCCATCGACTCTGGGCCCATCGCTCGTACAAGGCCAAGTGGCCActgcgcctgctgctggtCATTTTCAACACGATCGCCTTCCAGGATGCCGCCTACCATTGGGCCCGCGATCATCGCGTCCACCACAAGTACTCCGAGACGGATGCGGATCCACATAATGCTACTCGTGGCTTCTTCTTCTCGCACGTCGGCTGGCTGCTGTGCAAGAAGCACCCCGAAGTGAAGGCCAAGGGCAAGGGAGTCGATCTATCCGATCTTCGTGCCGATCCCATCCTGATGTTCCAGAAGAAGTACTACATGCTGTTGATGCCCATTGCCTGCTTTATTGTGCCGACCGCCGTGCCCATGTATTTTTGGGGAGAGTCCTTCGTCAATGCCTGGTTCGTGGCCACTATGTTCCGCTGGTGTTTCATTCTGAACGTAACCTGGCTGGTGAACAGTGCTGCCCACAAGTTCGGCGGTCGCCCCTACGACAA GTTCATCAACCCATCGGAGAACATCTCGGTGGCTATTCTAGCCTTCGGCGAGGGATGGCATAACTATCATCACGTCTTCCCTTGGGACTACAAGACCGCTGAGCTTGGCCAATATTCGCTAAATTTCACCACCGCCTTCATCGACTTCTTCGCTAAGATTGGCTGGGCTTATGACTTGAAGACCGTGTCCACGGATATCATCAAGAAGCGTGTGAAGCGCACCGGCGACGGCACCCACGCCACCTGGGGATGGGGTGATGTGGATCAGCCAAAGGAGGAGATCGAGGATGCTGTTATTACACACAAAAAGAGCGAATAG
- the LOC108077707 gene encoding F-box only protein 9: MSDVDSDGEAPNEGGTSASALDEFRESWQRELAHGHRPGSGTTQNSNVTEAELLQAKAESLFRTAVQLEQRGKVYDAIPFYRKATQIVPDIEFKFYEQQKLSHEFVSNKKFHHLAGDFAKQLDLGQPDATEGGADQELDNLFDKFHRDLRQDSIYSGKMIASSRDASVLSTGLHFSDLPPEIVMRILRWVVSAQLDMRSLEQCAAVCKGFYVYARDEELWRLACVKVWGHNVGALDAQDSGSSHAYYSWRDMFIRRERVHFNGCYISKTTYLRMGENSFQDQFYRPVQLVEYYRYIRFMPDGKVLMMTSADEPAQGVNKLKHLHNGQRADVQRGRYRLYGDTVTLVLQKSQARGTGHMRQRRGSIMPLEEDSTQFLIELRIANSPKRRRCAQLVWSHYTLVQKRNKVDTSSEFDLTDAKYPPLWFSAVKSYHLDADAPLV; the protein is encoded by the exons ATGTCGGACGTGGACTCGGACGGGGAGGCGCCCAACGAGGGTGGCACCAGTGCAAGTGCCCTCGATGAGTTCCGGGAGAGCTGGCAGCGGGAGCTTGCCCATGGACACAGGCCAGGCTCAGGAACGACGCAGAACTCGAATGTCACCGAGGCGGAGCTGCTGCAGGCCAAGGCGGAGAGCCTATTTCGCACTGCCGTCCAGTTGGAGCAGCGCGGCAAGGTCTACGACGCAATTCCCTTCTACCGCAAGGCCACACAGATCGTGCCCGACATCGAGTTCAAGTTCTACGAGCAGCAGAAGCTGAGCCACGAGTTTGTCAGCAACAAGAAGTTCCACCATCTAGCCGGCGACTTTGCTAAGCAGCTGGACCTGGGCCAGCCGGATGCCACGGAAGGCGGTGCAGACCAGGAGTTGGACAATCTTTTCGATAAGTTCCATCGCGACTTGCGCCAGGACAGCATCTATAGCGGCAAAATGATCGCGTCCAGCCGTGATGCCAGCGTCTTGTCCACAGGACTGCACTTTTCGGATCTGCCGCCCGAGATTGTGATGCGCATCCTCCGCTGGGTAGTGTCCGCGCAGCTGGACATGCGCTCCTTGGAGCAGTGCGCCGCCGTCTGCAAGGGATTCTATGTGTACGCCCGGGACGAGGAACTGTGGAGGCTAGCTTGCGTCAA AGTATGGGGTCACAATGTTGGAGCCTTGGATGCCCAGGACTCTGGCAGTAGCCATGCCTATTACTCGTGGCGGGACATGTTCATCCGGCGGGAGCGGGTGCACTTCAACGGCTGCTACATCAGCAAGACAACGTACCTGCGAATGGGCGAGAATAGCTTCCAGGATCAGTTCTATCGGCCTGTGCAGCTGGTGGAGTACTATCGCTACATTCGCTTTATGCCCGACGGCAAGGTGCTGATGATGACGAGCGCCGACGAGCCGGCGCAGGGCGTCAACAAGCTGAAGCATTTGCACAACGGGCAGCGTGCCGATGTGCAACGGGGTCGCTATCGGCTCTACGGCGACACGGTCACCCTGGTGCTGCAAAAATCACAGGCCCGGGGAACGGGTCACATGCGACAGAGGCGTGGCAGCATCATGCCACTGGAGGAGGACTCCACGCAATTCCTGATCGAGCTGCGCATCGCCAACTCACCGAAGCGCCGCCGCTGTGCGCAGTTGGTGTGGTCACACTACACGCTCGTGCAAAAGCGGAACAAGGTGGACACCAGCTCCGAGTTCGACCTCACGGACGCCAAGTATCCACCGCTGTGGTTCTCGGCGGTGAAGAGCTACCACCTCGATGCGGACGCACCTCTAGTTTAG
- the LOC108077688 gene encoding UNC93-like protein MFSD11 isoform X1 — protein sequence MSLQLQVRLRTHGPPQSSQLKATSARLTNIYMYKTILDSISKEDENFKGEGYTSLAIIYLFFSLSNWLAPSFISFTGPRVAMVVGALTYTAFMITFMFPSTVLLYVGSAVLGLGASITWTGQGTYLARCSETTTISRNSGVFWALLQCSMFIGNLFVYYQFQDKTVIDKETRNLVIGVLTVIAILGIVFLAALRFMADNAEHDNELEQKHTGCGQAMYALKSAGQLFCTKKMLLLSLAFFYTGLELSFFSGVFGSAIGFTTKIAQTPKEIVGLVGICIGAGEVFGGGLFGILGNKTTRYGRDPIVIAGYVMHMAAFFMTFINLPNSAPFKDTNDISYLDPPSASIALVCAFLLGLGDACFNTQIYSMLGGEYVNNAVGAFALFKFTQSVAAAISFFYSSHFGLYVQLGILVVTGTIGTIAFVFVEWGFKRQHREQEALDK from the exons ATGTCATTGCAATTGCAAGTTCGCCTCCGCACACACGGCCCGCCCCAGTCGTCCCAACTCAAGGCCACCTCGGCCAGGTTGACcaacatatatatgtat AAAACCATACTGGACAGTATCTCCAAGGAGGATGAGAACTTCAAGGGCGAGGGCTACACCAGCCTGGCCATCATCTACCTGTTCTTCTCGCTCTCCAACTGGCTAGCGCCTTCTTTTATTTCGTTTACGGGTCCCCGCGTGGCCATGGTCGTGGGAGCATTGACCTATAC GGCTTTCATGATTACGTTCATGTTCCCATCGACGGTGCTGCTGTACGTGGGCAGCGCAGTGCTGGGGCTGGGGGCATCGATCACTTGGACCGGCCAGGGAACCTACCTGGCGCGCTGCAGCGAAACGACCACCATCTCCCGCAACTCTGGCGTCTTTTGGGCTCTGCTGCAGTGCAGCATGTTCATCGGCAACCTGTTCGTGTACTATCAGTTCCAGGACAAAACCGTCATCGACAAGGAGACCCGGAATTTGGTCATCGGCGTGCTAACGGTGATAGCCATTTTGGGCATCGTCTTTTTAGCCGCCCTGCGATTCATGGCCGACAATGCCGAGCACGACAACGAGCTGGAGCAGAAGCATACGGGATGTGGACAGGCCATGTATGCCTTAAAGTCGGCCGGTCAACTTTTCTGTACCAAGAAGATGCTACTCCTCAGCCTGGCCTTCTTCTATACAG GACTGGAGCTGTCGTTCTTTAGTGGCGTCTTTGGCTCCGCCATTGGATTTACAACGAAAATAGCGCAGACACCGAAAGAGATCGTTGGCCTGGTTGGCATTTGCATTGGAGCTGGCGAGGTCTTTGGAGGTGGACTCTTCGGGATACTGGGCAACAAGACAACGAGATATGGACGCGATCCCATCGTCATTGCCGGCTACGTGATGCACATGGCGGCCTTCTTCATGACGTTCATCAATCTGCCGAACAGCGCACCGTTCAAAGATACCAACGATATATCCTACCTGGATCCGCCCAGCGCCAGCATTGCTCTGGTCTGTGCCTTCCTGCTGGGCCTGGGCGATGCCTGCTTCAACACCCAGATCTACTCGATGCTGGGCGGCGAGTATGTGAACAACGCAGTGGGGGCTTTTGCCCTGTTTAAGTTCACCCAGTCCGTGGCGGCGGCCATCAGCTTCTTCTACTCCTCGCACTTCGGGCTGTACGTTCAGCTGGGCATACTGGTGGTGACCGGAACCATTGGCACCATCGCCTTTGTGTTCGTCGAGTGGGGCTTCAAGCGGCAGCACCGGGAGCAGGAGGCGCTGGATAAGTAA
- the LOC108077688 gene encoding UNC93-like protein MFSD11 isoform X2 produces MDIKFLMILILGFGFQFVFTAFQTMCNIEKTILDSISKEDENFKGEGYTSLAIIYLFFSLSNWLAPSFISFTGPRVAMVVGALTYTAFMITFMFPSTVLLYVGSAVLGLGASITWTGQGTYLARCSETTTISRNSGVFWALLQCSMFIGNLFVYYQFQDKTVIDKETRNLVIGVLTVIAILGIVFLAALRFMADNAEHDNELEQKHTGCGQAMYALKSAGQLFCTKKMLLLSLAFFYTGLELSFFSGVFGSAIGFTTKIAQTPKEIVGLVGICIGAGEVFGGGLFGILGNKTTRYGRDPIVIAGYVMHMAAFFMTFINLPNSAPFKDTNDISYLDPPSASIALVCAFLLGLGDACFNTQIYSMLGGEYVNNAVGAFALFKFTQSVAAAISFFYSSHFGLYVQLGILVVTGTIGTIAFVFVEWGFKRQHREQEALDK; encoded by the exons ATGGATATAAAATTCCTGATGATTCTCATCCTGGGCTTCGGCTTTCAGTTCGTCTTCACGGCATTCCAGACCATGTGTAACATTGAG AAAACCATACTGGACAGTATCTCCAAGGAGGATGAGAACTTCAAGGGCGAGGGCTACACCAGCCTGGCCATCATCTACCTGTTCTTCTCGCTCTCCAACTGGCTAGCGCCTTCTTTTATTTCGTTTACGGGTCCCCGCGTGGCCATGGTCGTGGGAGCATTGACCTATAC GGCTTTCATGATTACGTTCATGTTCCCATCGACGGTGCTGCTGTACGTGGGCAGCGCAGTGCTGGGGCTGGGGGCATCGATCACTTGGACCGGCCAGGGAACCTACCTGGCGCGCTGCAGCGAAACGACCACCATCTCCCGCAACTCTGGCGTCTTTTGGGCTCTGCTGCAGTGCAGCATGTTCATCGGCAACCTGTTCGTGTACTATCAGTTCCAGGACAAAACCGTCATCGACAAGGAGACCCGGAATTTGGTCATCGGCGTGCTAACGGTGATAGCCATTTTGGGCATCGTCTTTTTAGCCGCCCTGCGATTCATGGCCGACAATGCCGAGCACGACAACGAGCTGGAGCAGAAGCATACGGGATGTGGACAGGCCATGTATGCCTTAAAGTCGGCCGGTCAACTTTTCTGTACCAAGAAGATGCTACTCCTCAGCCTGGCCTTCTTCTATACAG GACTGGAGCTGTCGTTCTTTAGTGGCGTCTTTGGCTCCGCCATTGGATTTACAACGAAAATAGCGCAGACACCGAAAGAGATCGTTGGCCTGGTTGGCATTTGCATTGGAGCTGGCGAGGTCTTTGGAGGTGGACTCTTCGGGATACTGGGCAACAAGACAACGAGATATGGACGCGATCCCATCGTCATTGCCGGCTACGTGATGCACATGGCGGCCTTCTTCATGACGTTCATCAATCTGCCGAACAGCGCACCGTTCAAAGATACCAACGATATATCCTACCTGGATCCGCCCAGCGCCAGCATTGCTCTGGTCTGTGCCTTCCTGCTGGGCCTGGGCGATGCCTGCTTCAACACCCAGATCTACTCGATGCTGGGCGGCGAGTATGTGAACAACGCAGTGGGGGCTTTTGCCCTGTTTAAGTTCACCCAGTCCGTGGCGGCGGCCATCAGCTTCTTCTACTCCTCGCACTTCGGGCTGTACGTTCAGCTGGGCATACTGGTGGTGACCGGAACCATTGGCACCATCGCCTTTGTGTTCGTCGAGTGGGGCTTCAAGCGGCAGCACCGGGAGCAGGAGGCGCTGGATAAGTAA
- the trus gene encoding programmed cell death protein 2-like, which translates to MAKNKSTVYLGYDDEEVTAKQEQFLNSCTNKIGGTPDWPRHEVTVPACPLCGAVRPLIVQMYAPLDRSQFHRSLYVFGCVSPVCSQNPKGWVCVRTQHLENQFEVISEQSPKKPSQKKSKSKSSGLQAVNWCSGADDWGDSLASGLTKTEDEAMDITADDDQNERNGNVRPNVLQYAKGEMQLDEPAKVDLGKISGGGDDDDDEDESTSVENDLISGLHQMDMISPQNADEDPNANCAAAAAPNVDGAGASAASAVICAEIEGPETDVVLVDTPKKPERDLIALLKHTSQPLSPMQIKDLTLKSYYIAVDVESKTRVEEYENYGGALSMDHIRDLYQEYKLRDEGATHSPTAVAAGSAVEAGDEHEAYEKALPAHGDIVFHNFITTIQQNPGQVLRYSRDALPLLVAPLAEPLPKCQNCRGETICEVQLLPTLIPKLRFQLNGCNVPIEYGNVLVFTCLKSCWDTPDLMRYEHVVVQSES; encoded by the exons ATGGCAAAGAATAAGTCGACGGTGTACCTGGGCTACGATGATGAGGAGGTTACGGCCAAGCAGGAGCAGTTCCTGAACAGCTGCACCAACAAAATCGGCGGCACCCCC GATTGGCCCAGACACGAGGTGACCGTTCCGGCCTGCCCGCTGTGCGGGGCCGTGCGCCCCCTGATTGTGCAGATGTATGCGCCGCTGGACCGATCCCAGTTCCATCGCAGCTTGTACGTGTTCGGGTGCGTGAGCCCCGTCTGCTCACAGAATCCCAAGGGCTGGGTGTGCGTCCGTACTCAGCATTTGGAGAACCAATTTGAGGTCATCAGCGAGCAGTCGCCCAAGAAGCCGTCACAGAAAAAGTCAAAGTCCAAGTCCAGTGGCCTGCAGGCGGTGAACTGGTGCAGTGGAGCGGACGACTGGGGAGACAGCTTGGCCAGTGGACTGACCAAGACCGAGGACGAGGCTATGGACATCACCGCCGACGACGACCAGAACGAGCGGAATGGCAACGTCCGACCCAATGTCCTGCAGTACGCGAAGGGCGAAATGCAGCTGGACGAGCCAGCTAAAGTCGATCTGGGTAAGATTAGCGGTGGCggcgatgacgacgacgacgaggatgagAGCACTTCGGTGGAGAACGACCTGATCTCGGGGTTGCATCAAATGGACATGATCTCGCCGCAGAATGCAGACGAGGATCCCAATGCCAACTGTGCAGCGGCCGCCGCTCCCAACGTGGATGGTGCCGGAGCCAGTGCAGCCTCCGCCGTCATTTGTGCGGAGATCGAGGGCCCCGAAACGGATGTGGTGCTGGTCGACACCCCCAAGAAGCCGGAACGCGACCTGATCGCCCTGTTGAAACACACTTCGCAGCCGCTGTCGCCAATGCAGATCAAGGACCTTACATTAAAGTCCTACTACATCGCGGTGGATGTAGAGAGCAAGACCCGGGTGGAGGAGTACGAGAACTATGGTGGCGCTCTGTCCATGGACCACATACGTGATCTGTACCAGGAGTACAAGCTCAGGGACGAGGGTGCGACCCACTCGCCCACGGCAGTGGCCGCAGGATCCGCCGTGGAGGCTGGGGACGAGCACGAGGCGTACGAGAAGGCTCTGCCCGCCCACGGCGACATAGTGTTTCACAACTTCATCACCACCATCCAGCAGAATCCAGGTCAAGTCTTGAG GTACTCCCGAGACGCTCTTCCCTTGCTGGTGGCCCCGCTGGCGGAACCGTTGCCCAAATGCCAGAACTGCAGGGGCGAGACGATCTGCGAGGTCCAGCTGCTGCCCACACTCATTCCCAAGCTGCGGTTCCAGCTCAACGGCTGCAATGTCCCGATCGAATACGGCAACGTGCTAGTCTTCACCTGCCTTAAGAGCTGCTGGGACACGCCCGACCTAATGCGCTATGAGCACGTGGTGGTGCAGTCCGAGTCCTAG